A single region of the Microbulbifer sp. MKSA007 genome encodes:
- a CDS encoding TRAP transporter small permease subunit — protein sequence MRFLLCSAQALERLTSHTGQLLSWFTWAMVLLQSCVVVMRHGFNTGSIALQESVIYLHGAAFMLGLAYALQTDAHVRVDVFYRRMSARAKAWINAIGYLIFLLPLCVFLFVSSWHFVLNSWSVFEDSANAGGLPGVFLLKSLIPLSAVTLALAGLAQFIRALVQLMLPQQQSIPMSSSKAVLKQVEGAEV from the coding sequence ATGCGTTTTCTGCTGTGCAGCGCGCAGGCACTCGAGCGCCTGACCAGTCATACCGGGCAACTGCTGTCCTGGTTCACCTGGGCCATGGTTCTGTTACAAAGCTGTGTTGTGGTGATGCGCCACGGCTTCAATACCGGTTCTATCGCCCTACAGGAATCCGTGATTTACCTGCACGGTGCCGCCTTTATGCTGGGGCTGGCCTATGCGTTGCAGACCGATGCCCATGTGCGAGTGGATGTCTTCTACCGCAGGATGAGCGCCAGGGCCAAAGCCTGGATCAATGCAATTGGCTATCTGATATTCCTCTTACCGCTTTGCGTCTTTCTATTTGTAAGCAGCTGGCACTTTGTACTGAATAGCTGGTCAGTTTTTGAAGACAGTGCGAACGCCGGCGGCCTGCCTGGGGTATTTTTACTGAAGAGCCTGATTCCTCTGTCTGCGGTCACCTTGGCTCTGGCGGGGCTGGCTCAGTTTATTCGCGCGCTGGTGCAATTGATGCTGCCCCAACAACAATCCATTCCAATGTCGTCGTCAAAAGCAGTACTGAAGCAGGTAGAAGGGGCCGAAGTGTGA
- a CDS encoding TRAP transporter large permease subunit, which translates to MIELIPFLMFAAVCALLMFGYPVAFTLAGTALLSAGLGIVYGVFDAELLRAFPDRLYGIMQNGTLVAVPLFVLMGVILERAKIAEDLLVNLSKAFMGAPSGLAISVVVVGALLAASTGIVGATVVTMGLMSLPTMLKNGYSPKLATGTICATGTLGQIIPPSIALVLLGDTLSNAYQQAQLSAGIFNPKPVSVGDLFVGAIIPGLLLVAAYIIYLLFIARRPKPTESSEPPEVDKAQLLRSLLPPIALMLIVLGSIIVGAATPTEAAAVGALGAALLASSRGALSFKRAGEIGRSTLQVSAMVFAILIGASLFSLVFRGYNGEELVTGFFHSLPGGVIGATLLVMLVIFLLGFILDFIEITFVVVPIVGPVLLAMGVDPVWLGIMIAINLQTSFLTPPFGFALFYLRGVAPSSVATSAIYRGVAPFIAIQLLLLCLLAIWPALATWLPGVVQQ; encoded by the coding sequence GTGATTGAGCTAATCCCCTTTCTGATGTTTGCAGCCGTCTGCGCTCTGCTTATGTTCGGCTACCCAGTAGCTTTTACCCTCGCGGGTACCGCCCTGCTATCAGCGGGCCTGGGTATTGTGTATGGCGTATTTGATGCTGAGTTGCTGCGCGCCTTCCCCGATCGCCTCTACGGCATTATGCAAAACGGCACTCTGGTTGCCGTTCCGCTATTTGTGCTGATGGGGGTAATACTGGAGCGAGCCAAGATTGCCGAAGATTTGCTGGTTAATCTGAGCAAAGCCTTTATGGGGGCTCCCTCAGGACTCGCCATTTCCGTGGTAGTAGTGGGCGCGCTGCTCGCCGCCAGCACTGGTATTGTCGGTGCAACTGTAGTCACCATGGGGTTGATGTCACTGCCCACCATGCTAAAAAATGGCTACTCCCCCAAACTGGCCACCGGCACTATCTGCGCCACCGGTACCCTCGGGCAAATTATCCCTCCCTCTATTGCCTTGGTTCTACTGGGTGACACCCTCTCCAATGCCTATCAACAGGCACAACTGTCTGCGGGCATTTTCAATCCCAAGCCAGTCAGCGTAGGGGATCTGTTTGTAGGGGCAATTATTCCCGGCTTACTGCTGGTGGCCGCCTATATCATTTATCTATTATTTATCGCCCGTCGCCCCAAACCCACAGAGAGCAGCGAGCCTCCAGAAGTGGATAAGGCCCAGCTGCTTCGCAGTCTTTTGCCCCCGATTGCCTTAATGCTGATTGTGCTCGGATCAATCATCGTTGGCGCTGCCACCCCTACAGAAGCGGCCGCCGTCGGCGCACTGGGGGCGGCGTTACTGGCATCCAGTCGCGGAGCACTAAGCTTTAAGCGCGCCGGGGAAATCGGCCGCAGTACACTTCAGGTCTCGGCAATGGTTTTCGCCATATTGATTGGCGCTTCATTATTTTCTCTGGTATTTCGCGGTTACAACGGTGAAGAATTGGTGACAGGATTTTTCCACAGCTTGCCCGGAGGGGTAATCGGCGCGACCCTGTTGGTGATGCTGGTAATCTTCCTGCTGGGCTTTATCCTCGACTTTATCGAGATCACCTTTGTAGTGGTACCAATTGTGGGGCCGGTACTGCTGGCAATGGGCGTCGATCCAGTGTGGCTCGGCATTATGATTGCCATCAATTTGCAAACCTCTTTCCTAACGCCTCCTTTTGGGTTTGCCCTCTTTTACCTGCGCGGGGTGGCCCCCAGTTCTGTGGCCACATCGGCCATCTATCGCGGGGTAGCACCTTTTATTGCCATTCAACTTTTACTGCTCTGCCTGCTGGCGATTTGGCCGGCCCTGGCCACTTGGTTGCCGGGGGTGGTTCAGCAATAG
- a CDS encoding acyl-CoA thioesterase codes for MSALDEDPQPTGTLTLQTLAMPRDTNPQGDVFAGWLMSQMDLAGAILAQTMARGRVTTVAVGSMVFLRPVPVGSTVSCYAEAIEEGRSSIRTMVEVWLTRVDSGEQVKVTEGEFVFVAIDDAGRTRPLP; via the coding sequence CTGTCAGCTCTCGATGAAGATCCGCAACCCACAGGCACGCTAACCCTGCAAACCCTGGCTATGCCCCGCGATACCAATCCGCAGGGGGATGTTTTTGCCGGTTGGCTGATGTCGCAGATGGACCTCGCTGGCGCCATTCTCGCGCAAACCATGGCGCGCGGCCGTGTCACAACTGTTGCGGTGGGCAGCATGGTTTTCCTGCGCCCGGTTCCGGTTGGCTCAACAGTCAGCTGCTATGCGGAAGCCATTGAAGAAGGGCGCTCCTCAATTCGTACCATGGTTGAGGTTTGGCTGACACGGGTGGATTCCGGTGAGCAGGTCAAGGTTACCGAGGGTGAGTTTGTATTTGTCGCGATCGACGATGCCGGCCGCACCAGGCCGCTGCCCTGA
- a CDS encoding TRAP transporter substrate-binding protein, which produces MKKLNWYPAIILGLLALLAITFAALVASRAEMGPAQHFSAEGNKELFEWKLVTTWPKNFPGLGSAPERFAKKVEAMSAGRLRFKVYGAGELVPALGVFGAVSEGAAQMGHGAAYYWKGKVPAAQFFTAVPFGLNAQEMNGWLHHGGGLELWEEIYEPFNLIPLAGGSTGVQMAGWFNKPIESVKDLKGLKMRIPGLGGEVLNRAGGTAVTIPGGELYTALQTGVIDATEWVGPYNDLAFGFHQVAEYYYYPGWHEPGSILEFIVNKKAFEKLPADLQEIVRVAAREANQDMLDEYTARNNRALKELVEEHGVKVERLPEDVLSHLKKINNEIMQETAQRDPEFARVYKAFKEFERDVKPYHEISEEAYYQARELKED; this is translated from the coding sequence ATGAAAAAACTCAATTGGTACCCGGCTATCATTCTCGGGCTCTTAGCCCTGCTCGCCATAACCTTCGCCGCCCTGGTAGCTTCCCGTGCAGAAATGGGCCCTGCCCAGCACTTTTCCGCAGAGGGCAATAAAGAGCTGTTCGAGTGGAAATTAGTTACTACCTGGCCCAAGAATTTCCCTGGCCTCGGCAGTGCGCCGGAGCGTTTTGCCAAGAAAGTCGAGGCGATGTCAGCCGGGCGTCTCAGGTTCAAAGTGTACGGTGCCGGTGAATTGGTACCTGCCCTGGGCGTATTTGGTGCTGTATCGGAAGGCGCCGCGCAGATGGGACACGGTGCTGCCTATTACTGGAAAGGCAAGGTGCCTGCAGCCCAGTTTTTTACTGCGGTGCCTTTTGGCTTGAATGCCCAGGAAATGAATGGCTGGTTGCATCACGGCGGTGGTCTCGAACTCTGGGAAGAGATCTACGAGCCCTTTAACCTGATTCCACTTGCGGGGGGCTCCACCGGCGTGCAGATGGCGGGCTGGTTTAACAAACCGATTGAGTCGGTGAAGGATTTAAAGGGCCTAAAGATGCGTATTCCCGGCCTGGGTGGTGAGGTTTTAAACCGCGCAGGCGGCACTGCGGTGACCATTCCCGGTGGAGAACTCTACACCGCCCTCCAGACTGGAGTGATCGATGCTACCGAATGGGTGGGGCCCTACAACGATCTCGCTTTTGGTTTCCACCAGGTCGCTGAGTATTACTACTACCCCGGGTGGCATGAGCCGGGCTCTATCCTGGAATTTATCGTTAATAAAAAGGCGTTCGAAAAACTGCCTGCTGATTTGCAGGAAATAGTGCGAGTCGCCGCCCGTGAAGCTAACCAGGATATGCTGGACGAATACACGGCACGCAATAACCGGGCCCTCAAGGAGCTGGTAGAAGAGCACGGGGTAAAAGTGGAGCGCTTGCCGGAGGATGTTCTGTCTCACCTGAAGAAGATCAACAACGAAATTATGCAGGAGACGGCGCAGCGGGACCCGGAGTTTGCCCGTGTTTACAAAGCCTTTAAGGAATTTGAACGGGATGTGAAGCCCTACCACGAGATCAGTGAAGAGGCTTACTACCAGGCGAGAGAGTTAAAGGAAGATTAG
- the uvrD gene encoding DNA helicase II, which translates to MDVSQILDPLNDAQREAVAAAPGNQLVLAGAGSGKTRVLVHRIAWLMQVEGASPYSIMAVTFTNKAAREMRARIEELLGVNTFGMWVGTFHGLAHRLLKAHWQEAKLPQNFQILDSDDQLRLIKRVQADLGLDDKKWSPRETQWWIGAQKDEGLRPQYINAGADPWLQTMVRIYFAYEEACQRGGLVDFGELLLRAHELWLNNDAILAHYRRRFPHILVDEFQDTNTIQYAWLRLLAGEQCHITAVGDDDQSIYGWRGAKIENIQHFSTDLREVQTVRLEQNYRSTSTILNAANAVIANNSGRLGKELWTKGEEGEPIAVYAAYNEQDESRFIVERINDWVRDGNRRDSIAILYRSNAQSRVLEEGLLREQVPYRIYGGQRFYERLEIKNALSYLRLITNRDDDTAFERVVNTPTRGIGARTVEMVRSYAREQGCSLWQAAKLMLQQRVLAARAGNALQSFLDLINQLAANAEDKELDAIAEDVIENSDLLEFHGKEKGEKGQTRVENLQELVTACRGFTGAGLPEGEEEEEEIPLLNQFLDSAALDAGEGQADEFEDAVQLMTLHSAKGLEFPLVFMAGVEENLFPHKMSAQEPGRMEEERRLCYVGITRAMRKLYITYAENRRLFGSETYNSPSRFIGEIPPNLVQEVRLKTEISRPLYQADYGKVGQFSDPAPDFDDLPPLVLGGRVDHAKFGEGTVIEFEGTGPRMRVLVNFDDVGDKRLILSMAKLQPL; encoded by the coding sequence ATGGACGTATCTCAGATTTTAGACCCCCTCAACGACGCCCAGCGCGAAGCAGTAGCTGCCGCGCCCGGCAATCAATTGGTTCTGGCCGGTGCCGGCTCGGGCAAGACTCGGGTGTTGGTACACCGCATCGCCTGGCTGATGCAGGTGGAGGGCGCCTCGCCCTACTCCATTATGGCGGTAACCTTTACCAACAAGGCGGCCCGCGAGATGCGCGCCCGTATCGAAGAGCTGCTGGGGGTGAACACTTTTGGCATGTGGGTGGGCACCTTCCACGGCCTGGCTCACCGCCTGCTCAAGGCTCACTGGCAAGAAGCCAAGTTGCCGCAGAACTTCCAGATCCTGGATTCCGACGACCAGCTTCGCCTAATCAAGCGGGTACAGGCAGATCTGGGTCTGGATGATAAAAAGTGGTCACCGCGTGAAACCCAGTGGTGGATTGGCGCGCAGAAAGATGAAGGCCTGCGCCCGCAATATATCAATGCCGGCGCCGATCCCTGGTTGCAGACCATGGTGCGAATCTACTTCGCCTATGAAGAGGCCTGTCAGCGCGGTGGATTGGTGGATTTCGGCGAGCTGCTGTTGCGCGCCCACGAGCTCTGGCTGAATAACGATGCTATTCTGGCCCACTACCGCCGGCGCTTCCCCCATATCCTGGTGGATGAGTTCCAGGACACCAACACGATTCAATATGCCTGGTTGCGCTTACTTGCCGGTGAGCAGTGCCATATCACCGCCGTGGGTGACGATGACCAGTCTATCTACGGTTGGCGCGGTGCTAAGATCGAGAATATCCAGCACTTTTCCACAGACTTACGAGAAGTGCAGACGGTGCGACTGGAGCAGAACTACAGATCCACCTCCACCATTCTGAACGCGGCTAATGCGGTGATCGCTAATAACAGTGGTCGCTTGGGTAAGGAGTTGTGGACCAAGGGTGAAGAGGGTGAGCCCATCGCCGTCTACGCGGCCTACAACGAACAGGATGAATCGCGCTTTATTGTCGAACGTATCAATGACTGGGTGCGCGACGGCAATCGCCGCGACAGCATCGCCATCCTCTACCGCTCCAATGCCCAATCCCGGGTACTTGAAGAGGGGCTTTTGCGCGAGCAGGTTCCCTACCGTATCTATGGCGGCCAGCGCTTCTACGAGCGCCTGGAAATCAAGAATGCCCTGTCTTATTTACGCCTGATTACCAACCGCGATGATGACACTGCGTTTGAACGGGTGGTGAATACACCCACCCGTGGCATCGGTGCGCGCACTGTAGAGATGGTGCGCTCTTATGCCCGGGAGCAGGGTTGCTCCCTGTGGCAGGCGGCCAAGCTGATGTTGCAGCAACGGGTATTGGCTGCTCGCGCCGGCAATGCCCTGCAGAGTTTCCTGGACCTGATTAACCAGCTGGCAGCGAATGCAGAAGATAAAGAGTTGGATGCTATTGCTGAGGATGTGATCGAAAACAGCGATTTGTTGGAGTTTCACGGCAAAGAGAAAGGCGAGAAAGGCCAAACACGGGTGGAGAACTTGCAGGAACTGGTCACTGCCTGTCGCGGCTTTACCGGTGCAGGCCTGCCCGAGGGAGAGGAAGAAGAGGAGGAAATCCCGCTTCTTAACCAGTTTCTCGACAGCGCTGCCCTTGATGCGGGTGAAGGTCAGGCGGATGAGTTTGAGGATGCCGTCCAGCTGATGACCCTGCACTCCGCCAAAGGCTTGGAGTTTCCCCTGGTATTTATGGCGGGTGTGGAGGAAAACCTGTTCCCCCACAAGATGTCGGCGCAGGAGCCCGGCCGCATGGAGGAGGAGAGACGCCTCTGCTACGTGGGTATCACCCGCGCCATGCGCAAGCTATACATTACCTACGCGGAAAACCGGCGTCTGTTTGGCAGCGAAACCTATAACAGCCCTTCCCGCTTTATCGGCGAAATTCCACCTAATTTGGTGCAAGAAGTGCGCCTGAAGACCGAAATTTCCCGTCCTCTCTATCAGGCGGACTACGGCAAGGTAGGCCAGTTTTCCGACCCGGCGCCAGACTTTGATGATTTGCCCCCGCTGGTCCTGGGCGGGCGAGTGGACCACGCCAAGTTTGGTGAAGGAACTGTCATTGAGTTTGAGGGAACGGGTCCTCGAATGCGGGTGCTGGTTAATTTTGACGATGTTGGCGACAAGAGGCTGATACTTTCGATGGCCAAGTTGCAGCCGCTTTAA
- the hexR gene encoding transcriptional regulator HexR, translating into MKPAEVTQRISEQLSSMRKSERKVAEYILANPDEIIHMRIVDLATEAQVSEPTVVRFCRAVGCSGFQEFKLNLAQQLASSPSFGQIAVTETDTIAEYKRKVFDSTVDTLLKVRDRIDDRALEAAVTAMAASKRVEFFGFGASGAVAADAQHKFFRLQLATAAHSDHHIQNMSAMSMQAGDVVVAISQSGRTKALLRSMSMAKEQGALVVGLAPSGSPVAQQASIPLEVDVEEDIEIYTPLSSRIAHLVVIDVLAIGVAQRKGPQLQEHLLKLKQGLYTLREDKH; encoded by the coding sequence GTGAAACCGGCGGAAGTAACGCAACGAATCAGTGAACAACTGTCATCCATGCGCAAATCAGAGCGCAAGGTGGCGGAGTATATTCTCGCCAACCCCGATGAAATCATTCATATGCGCATCGTCGACCTGGCCACTGAAGCCCAGGTTAGTGAACCGACCGTGGTGCGCTTTTGCCGCGCCGTGGGCTGCTCCGGATTCCAGGAGTTCAAGCTGAACCTGGCGCAGCAGCTGGCTTCCAGCCCCAGCTTCGGCCAGATTGCGGTTACGGAAACGGATACCATTGCCGAGTACAAGCGCAAGGTTTTCGACTCCACGGTGGATACCCTGCTGAAAGTCCGCGATAGAATTGACGACCGTGCCCTCGAGGCCGCTGTCACTGCGATGGCCGCTTCCAAGCGGGTGGAATTCTTCGGTTTTGGTGCCTCCGGTGCCGTCGCCGCCGATGCCCAGCACAAGTTCTTCCGCCTACAGTTGGCCACCGCTGCTCACTCGGACCACCACATCCAGAATATGTCGGCCATGTCCATGCAAGCGGGGGATGTAGTAGTAGCTATCTCCCAGAGCGGTCGCACCAAGGCGTTACTTCGCTCCATGAGCATGGCAAAAGAGCAGGGCGCTCTGGTGGTTGGTTTGGCACCCAGCGGCTCGCCGGTAGCACAGCAAGCCAGCATCCCACTGGAAGTGGATGTGGAAGAGGATATTGAGATCTATACGCCGCTGTCCTCGCGCATCGCCCACCTGGTGGTAATCGATGTTCTCGCTATCGGCGTAGCCCAGCGCAAAGGTCCTCAGCTACAGGAGCACCTGTTGAAACTGAAACAGGGACTGTACACATTGCGGGAAGACAAGCACTAA
- a CDS encoding multidrug effflux MFS transporter, whose product MTPIASNPDEKAPRWLVVWLAALVSLTPFSIDSYLPAIPAMAAALDTEVERMQYSVSSFLLGFALGQLFGGPLSDRWGRRLVGTIGLSIYIASSLLVLFTDHVDQLIILRFCQAVGGGFATVICAAIVRDLHSGREAAKIISLISTIMLIAPLIAPVIGSALLAVGGWQSIFVFLLLYALAMLVLVQLLLPETVSRFTRARRQMMPLKSLVGSYGQVLRNPRAIGFLIAQACVSGSMFIYITTAPFVFMDYFGVSANQFPLFFGICVLGLICMVQVNIRLLNFFEPRNILLAGIVLQLLGCGLLLLGTMTGVKELTLWMIPLVLVMSCIGITGPNAAACYLEFFPKISGSANALYGAALFITGGILGGMASSLHTGTLTPIAGSMAGCAFVALLSALFVAKVRQPIESDIPATRRFTPR is encoded by the coding sequence ATGACACCCATCGCTTCTAACCCAGACGAGAAAGCCCCGCGCTGGCTAGTGGTGTGGCTGGCCGCACTCGTTTCTCTGACACCTTTTTCCATCGACAGCTACCTGCCGGCCATTCCGGCGATGGCGGCGGCCCTGGATACAGAAGTCGAGCGGATGCAGTACTCCGTGTCCAGTTTTCTGCTGGGCTTTGCCCTCGGACAACTATTTGGCGGACCATTATCAGATCGCTGGGGACGGCGCCTTGTAGGAACCATCGGCCTCAGTATCTATATAGCCAGCTCCCTGTTAGTCCTGTTTACCGACCATGTAGACCAACTGATTATCCTGCGCTTCTGCCAGGCAGTTGGCGGCGGCTTTGCCACAGTAATATGTGCTGCAATTGTGCGCGACCTACACAGTGGCCGTGAGGCAGCAAAAATTATTTCCCTGATTAGCACCATCATGCTGATTGCACCGCTGATCGCCCCGGTGATCGGCTCTGCACTACTAGCCGTTGGCGGCTGGCAAAGTATTTTCGTCTTTTTGTTACTGTACGCTCTTGCAATGCTCGTTCTAGTACAGCTGCTGCTACCGGAGACTGTCTCCCGCTTTACCCGCGCACGCCGCCAGATGATGCCGCTGAAGTCTCTCGTGGGCAGCTACGGCCAGGTTTTGCGCAATCCCCGCGCTATTGGGTTCCTGATTGCACAGGCCTGTGTCAGCGGTTCGATGTTTATCTACATCACCACCGCGCCCTTTGTGTTTATGGATTACTTCGGTGTTAGCGCGAATCAGTTCCCACTGTTTTTTGGTATCTGCGTGCTCGGGCTAATTTGCATGGTTCAGGTGAATATCCGCTTACTGAACTTTTTTGAGCCGCGCAATATCCTGCTGGCGGGTATTGTGTTGCAGCTATTGGGTTGCGGCCTGCTGCTGCTGGGAACTATGACAGGTGTCAAAGAACTGACCCTGTGGATGATTCCCCTGGTACTGGTGATGAGCTGTATCGGTATTACCGGCCCCAATGCCGCCGCCTGTTATTTGGAGTTCTTCCCCAAAATCAGCGGTAGTGCCAACGCGCTATACGGCGCCGCTCTGTTTATTACCGGGGGGATACTGGGTGGAATGGCGAGCAGCCTGCACACCGGGACCCTGACACCTATTGCAGGGTCTATGGCGGGCTGTGCTTTTGTGGCACTACTCTCTGCACTATTTGTCGCGAAGGTTCGCCAACCGATCGAGTCCGATATCCCTGCGACCCGGCGCTTTACCCCGCGTTAA
- the gstA gene encoding glutathione transferase GstA — protein MKLFYAPGVCSLSPHIVACEAGINLGLQKVNLKTHELENGDDFTRISPKGYVPALQLEGGEVLTEGPAIVQFLAEQKPDAQLVPPVGTLAHYRLLEWLNFLSAEVHKLFKPLFWHGTEEEQEDSRVRLIRWFDYIEGQLDKDYLMGDGFTVADAYLYVLSRWLKHQQFDMPRWPRLQAFQKRMEERPAVQRALQEESLEPV, from the coding sequence ATGAAGCTTTTTTATGCACCGGGTGTTTGCTCTCTATCGCCTCATATTGTCGCTTGTGAAGCAGGGATCAATCTGGGCCTGCAAAAGGTCAATCTAAAAACCCACGAGCTGGAAAACGGCGACGACTTTACAAGGATTAGTCCTAAAGGGTACGTGCCGGCACTGCAACTGGAAGGCGGAGAAGTACTGACAGAAGGTCCGGCAATCGTCCAGTTTTTGGCGGAGCAAAAGCCCGACGCGCAACTGGTGCCACCAGTGGGCACCCTGGCCCATTACCGGCTTCTCGAATGGCTCAACTTCCTCAGTGCTGAAGTCCACAAGCTATTCAAACCACTGTTTTGGCATGGTACAGAAGAAGAACAGGAGGATTCCCGGGTTAGGCTTATCCGCTGGTTTGACTATATCGAAGGACAGCTTGATAAAGACTACTTAATGGGAGACGGTTTCACGGTTGCCGATGCCTACCTGTATGTTCTCTCTCGCTGGCTGAAACATCAGCAGTTTGATATGCCCCGGTGGCCCCGGCTTCAAGCATTCCAAAAGAGAATGGAAGAAAGGCCCGCAGTGCAGAGGGCGCTTCAGGAGGAAAGTTTAGAGCCGGTGTAA
- a CDS encoding DoxX family protein: MKHSMLCDTSKLIGRVLMSLIFIFAGWNKIGGYEMTEAFMVSMGIPGFILPLVIVIELVGGLAVLLGIFTRISAFVLFLFCLASAFLVHLSPGDATEMTSFMKNITIAGGFLILTCAGAGRFSLDHWIRGK; this comes from the coding sequence GTGAAGCATTCGATGTTGTGCGACACCTCAAAGCTGATCGGTCGGGTGCTGATGTCGCTGATCTTTATATTTGCCGGCTGGAATAAAATTGGCGGCTACGAAATGACAGAGGCCTTTATGGTTTCCATGGGGATACCCGGCTTCATTTTGCCCCTGGTCATCGTTATAGAGTTGGTGGGAGGACTCGCGGTGTTACTGGGGATATTCACCCGGATTTCTGCTTTTGTCCTTTTCCTGTTCTGTCTCGCTTCGGCCTTCCTGGTACACCTGTCCCCTGGTGATGCAACAGAAATGACCAGCTTTATGAAAAATATCACGATTGCCGGTGGTTTCCTGATTCTGACCTGTGCCGGTGCCGGTCGCTTTAGCCTGGACCATTGGATACGCGGTAAGTAG
- a CDS encoding sodium:proton antiporter: MEVYYTFCFLAAVSVFLGFLNQYVLRAQTTIAITAGALALSLLVTALGKLGVVELRTWADQLLPLLNLEDILLKGMLGFLLFAGSLHIDLLELRNQKLEIGLLAIVGTLISTFVVGALLYWFLMLINMPVAFVYCLLFGALISPTDPIAVLAIMKNLKAPEQVSIQVEGESLFNDGFGIVIFAVIYALAFEGGQPTVPAVAELFAIEALGGILLGLIIGGVFHWAICCTNDHSLELMLTMVIPTAGFSLANVLGVSGALAMVVSGIIIGNFTRERGFSRVSQHELDNFWSITEDFLNGLLFLLVGLFLITIDLRPSDYLLMAVGIVIVLTARVFAVGIPFLYLKSRRKYHPYTNRILIWGGLKGGLALALAMSIPAGSAFVQGQDLRYLWVVMTYGVVLFSIVVQGSTIAPLIRRSREFSEPERDEPQQPTAK; the protein is encoded by the coding sequence ATGGAAGTTTATTACACCTTTTGTTTTCTTGCCGCCGTATCAGTTTTTCTGGGCTTCTTGAACCAATACGTATTGCGCGCCCAAACCACAATCGCTATTACCGCCGGTGCCCTGGCCCTATCACTATTGGTCACCGCCCTGGGCAAGTTGGGGGTGGTGGAGTTGCGCACCTGGGCAGATCAGCTTCTGCCGCTGCTCAACCTTGAGGATATTCTGCTCAAGGGAATGCTCGGGTTTCTGCTTTTTGCCGGCAGTTTGCATATCGATCTGTTGGAGCTGCGCAACCAGAAACTGGAGATCGGTCTTCTCGCCATTGTCGGTACCCTCATTTCCACCTTTGTGGTCGGGGCCCTTCTTTACTGGTTCCTGATGCTGATCAATATGCCGGTGGCTTTTGTTTACTGCCTGTTATTTGGTGCATTGATCTCTCCCACCGACCCTATCGCCGTACTGGCAATTATGAAAAACCTGAAGGCCCCGGAGCAGGTTTCCATTCAGGTGGAAGGTGAGTCCCTGTTCAACGATGGCTTCGGTATCGTGATCTTCGCGGTGATTTACGCACTCGCTTTCGAAGGCGGCCAACCTACGGTACCGGCAGTGGCTGAGCTATTCGCCATCGAGGCACTGGGGGGCATATTGCTGGGACTGATCATTGGTGGCGTTTTCCACTGGGCTATTTGTTGTACCAATGATCACAGCCTGGAATTGATGCTAACCATGGTTATTCCCACCGCCGGTTTTTCCCTGGCCAATGTACTCGGAGTCTCCGGCGCCCTGGCAATGGTGGTGAGTGGCATTATTATTGGCAACTTTACCCGCGAGCGCGGCTTTTCCCGGGTGAGCCAACACGAGTTGGATAATTTCTGGAGCATCACCGAAGATTTCCTCAACGGTTTGCTCTTCCTGCTGGTGGGCCTGTTCCTGATTACTATCGACCTGCGCCCCTCCGACTACCTGCTGATGGCAGTGGGCATTGTCATTGTTCTCACCGCCCGGGTTTTCGCTGTCGGCATCCCCTTCCTGTATTTAAAAAGTCGTCGCAAGTACCACCCCTATACCAACCGGATTTTGATCTGGGGAGGGCTGAAAGGTGGTCTGGCATTGGCGCTGGCGATGTCTATTCCCGCCGGCAGTGCCTTCGTCCAGGGACAGGACCTTCGCTACCTGTGGGTGGTCATGACCTATGGAGTGGTGCTCTTTTCTATCGTCGTACAGGGCTCTACCATAGCGCCATTGATTCGTCGCAGCCGGGAGTTTTCTGAGCCCGAACGCGACGAGCCCCAGCAACCGACAGCCAAATAG